Part of the Lysobacter enzymogenes genome is shown below.
GTCCGCGGTCGGGCGAGCAGTTCAGCAGTTCCGGCCGCACACCCTGGACGAAACCTCGTAGCCCCTGGAAAGACAGCGCCGGGAGCGGAGCGCCGTCCGGGTACGCGCCCGGATGAGCGCGCGGCCGCGAGTACGCCACCACGCCGCCGAATACATGAGCGTGGATGCCCGCCGCAAACAACGGCCCGGTCCAGTGCACCACGCTGGGGTTGCCGAGCCGGCGCTTGCTGGTCAGCCGGTGCAGATGCACGACTTGCTTGTCCCACAACGGCACCGCCACCGACAAACCGTTCGCCGACAACAGCGGCGGCTGTTTCAGCGAGATGCGTTCGGCCACCCGCACCACCCGTACCGGGCCGATCTCCTCAGTGGCCGGCGCCACCTGCGGCTTGAGCACGAACTGGCCGCGCAGCAGGCGCGAGCCGCGCTTGGGATCGGGCAACGCCAGCCGCGCTTCGCGCCGCGCCTGCGGCGAGCTCACCGTCACCGCCAACTCGCCGGCGCCGGCTGCCGCGATGGCGACGCGGTGGCCGAGGCCATAACCGGCCGCGGCCGCGCCGATCGACCATCGCTCGCCCGGACTGGGCTGCTGCGCATCCAGCCACTGCGCCCATTGCTGTTCCAGCATCGCGCGCGCCGCTCCGGTGCCGGAATGACCGGCTTCCGCGAAGTTCGCTTCGGCGCGAAAACGCCAGGCGCGCGCGTCGAGCAGTTCGCGCAGGCTCTGCGTCGGGTCGCCCGCGTGTCCGGCCGCATGCAGCTCGCCGGGAATACCGAGCACGCCCCACAAAAACCGCGCCTTCGCCGCCTGCGCCCGCTGCGCCAACAAGATCCACAACGCGATATGCAACAACCGCGGCGCGCCCAACTGCGCCGGCCCGCTGTCGAACACCGCCACGGTCAGCGCGTCGGTCTGGCGCGCGATCAATTTCGGGCTCAGGAACAAATGCTCGCCGCCGGCGGCGCGGCGGTCGAATTCTTCCGGCGCGGCGTCGGCCAGCGCCCATTCGCTCAGCAGCAGGCGTTCGTAGCTGCCGCGGCGGCGCAGGTCGTCGATGCCTTCGGGCTCGACCTGCCCGCGCAAGGCGCGCAGGCGGAACGCGCCGAGCAGCGGATGCAGGCGCAGCAGCAGCTCGCCGAGCGCGGCCGCCGGTTCCGGGTCGAACCAGTCCAGCCATTGCCGCCAGGGCGTCAGGGTCGCGGGCAGGCGCATGCGCTCAGTCCTGCCAGCGCGCGCGGATCTGCGCGATCAGTTCGTCGCCGGCCGGCAGCGCGCGGTGCAAAGGCACCAGTTGCGCCGGGTCGCGCAGCATCAGCAAAGGCGACGGGCGATGGCGGCGTTCCAGCGCGCGTTGCAGCAGGTCCAGCGGCAGTTGCGGGCGCTGCGTGGTCGGCAGCCACAGCGCCGGCGCGGCTTCGCGCGGCGCGATGTAGAGCACGCCTTCGCACCACGGCAGTTCGTCGGCGCGGCCGGTCGCCACCAGCACGTCGGCGTTGGCGGTCAGCATGAGCTTGCCGCGCCGCTGCGGTTCCAGCGTTTCTATCGCGGCCAGCAACGCGCGCGCGGCGGCGCAGCCGACGCCGGCGGCGCCCTGCGGCGCGGGCGGTTCCGGTTCCGGGCCCCACTCCCAGTTCATGCCGCCGCCGTCACCCGTTCGGCCAGGCGCGCGCGCTCGGCGGCCAGTTCGGCCGGCAACGCGTCGCGGTCGAAGTTGGCGTCGATCTCGCGCAGCAGCGCTTCGGCGATGACCCCGGCGCCGGGCGCGTCGGCCGCGCCGGCGAGGCAGGCGCGCGCGGCTTCGAGCAGGCGCGCGACCCGCGACACCGGTTGCAGCGCGGCGTGTTCGACCGCGGCGCGCAGGGTCGGGTTGGCGGCGGCGGCGAGCGAATCGCGCAGCACGTCCTGCGCGGCCAGTTGCGCTTCGCGCGTGGGCATGACGTAGAACAGCGGCCACAGGTCGGCTTCGTCGGCGGCGTCGCGCCCGGCCAGCACCGCGGCCGCGGCGATCAGGCGCTGGACCTTGACGATGCGCCGGTCCGACAGGCTTAAGCCCGCGCCGCGCAGCTTGCGGATCGCCTCGGCCAGCAGCCCGCGCGCGCGCTCCATCGCCACCGCCGGCACCCGCCGGCTCAGTTCGTCGATGTCGCTGAGATCGGCGCGGTGCGCCAACGGCGCCGCCTGCGCCTGCCAGCCGCCGGCCAGCAGCGCTTCGAGCTGGTGGTCCGGCACCGGTTCGACGAACAGATGCAGCAGGAAGCGGTCGGCGAACGCGGCCAGCGATTCGTCGTCGGGCAGCGCGTTGGACGCGCCGACGCAGACCCGCAGCGGACACGCGACCTGGGTGTGGCCGCGGCGGAAGCGGCGTTCGTTGAGCACGCCGAGCAAGGTGTTGAGGATCGCGGTCGAGCCGAGGAACACCTCGTCGAGGAACGCGACCTCGGCCTCGGGCAGCATGCCGCTGACGTCGGTCTCGACCACGCCCTCGCGCAGCCGGCGCAGGTCGACCGGGCCGAACAGTTCCGACGGCTCGGTGAAGCGGCCCAGCAGGTATTCGAAATAGCGGCCGCCCAGGGCCGCGGCGACGCGCCGCACCACCGCGCTCTTGGCGGTGCCCGGCGGGCCGAGGATCAGCAGATGCTCCTGCGCGACCGCGGCCAGCACGATCAGCTCGGCGAGCTGCTCGCGTTCGACCAAGCCGGTGGTGGCGGCATGCGCGGCGTCGCGGACGCGGGCCGCGGCCTGTTGCGCGGCGGAGGGGGCGGAACTCACCGCGGAGGAGCTGGAGGTCATAGCGGGCGGCCTGGGTCCTTGGCGGCGCGCGGCGGCGGCGTGGCCGTAGCGACGTGGCGTTGGGTCGTTGATCGGGGTGTGGGCCGGCGTTGCGGGCGCGCAGCGAACGCAGCGCGCGCGGACGCGCCGGCCACGCGCGCACTGTAGGCGCGCGGCGCGCGAAACCGCAACTGAGGTCGCGTTAGGTTCGTGAGCGGCGCAGCGGTGTGGGCGAACGGCGCCGGCCCGGGGGCGGGTTTTCCCGATCCGCTGGGGATGCTCCTGTAGGAGCGGCGCGAGCCGCGACTGCGACAACCCACCTACGCCGCGACTATCGTCGTAGTTGGGTTGTCGCAGTCGCGGCTCGCGCCGCTCCTACAGGGGGCCTACTTGACTACGCGCAGCTTCGACGCCTTGCGCCGATCCCGCAGCGCCTCGGCGCGCGGGTCGCGGCGCGGGCCGCTGCCGCCGCTGCGCGGCGGATGCTTGCGCCACCACAGGATCAGCAGCCAGCCGATCAGCATGCCGCCGAGGTGGGCGAAGTGGGCGACGCCGGTGCCGGTGGTGAACACGCCGTAGAACAGCGAGGCGGCCACGTACACGATCACCAGGGTGCGCGCCTTGAGCACGATCGGGAACGGCAGCAAGGTCACCTTGCTGTTCGGGAACAGCACGCCGTAGGCCAGCAGCAGGCCGTAGATCGCGCCGGACGCGCCCAGGGTCAGCACCAGCTGGCCCTGATAGATCGCGTAGGTCGCCGCGGCCAGTTGCAGCAGCGCCGAGCCGAGCAGGCAGACGAAGTAGTAGATCGCGTAGCGCCGCGCGCCCCAGGCGTGCTCGACGGTCGAGCCGAACATCACCAGCGCGAGCATGTTGAACACCAGGTGGCCGAGGCCGCCGTGCATGAAGCCGGAGGTGACCAGCTGCCACGGCATGAAACCCGGTCCGTCGACTTCGAACTGCGGCGGCACCCACGGCCACAGTTCGAACCACAACGGCCAGGCGCGGGCGGCTTCGCTCGCGCCGGCGATGGACTGCAACAGGAAAACGGCAACGTTGGCGATCAGCAGCTTGCGCGTGACCGACGGGATACTGGAAAACATCGCAACTCCTCGGACCGGGCGCTATGGTAGCCGCGCGCGCCGCGCCGGGAGGTGAGCGCGGCGTGCAGATCGCGTCGGCCGTTCAGATCGGAATGCGGCCGCGGTCGCGGCGCGGCGACCGGTCCCGCCCGCGCGTCCGGCCTGCCGGCTGTGCGGGCGCGTCCGGCGTCGCCGGCCGACCCGTTTCAGCCGCGCCGCCGGGCGATACAGCCGGCTCAGCCGGGCAGCGCGCAGCCCGGTCGACACCGTCGCCGCGTCGGATCGAGCATTCGTCCCGCGCACCGCCAGCGCTACTCCGCCGGCCCCCAAATCTGCTCGTCCATCGTCGCCGCCGCGCGCTGGCCGCGCACCCGCCCTTTCTCGACCTTCACGCCTTCGGCGCGCAGGCGTTGGGACTGTTCGCGCCAGCCCTTGGAGCCTTCCGGGAAGGCGATGCGGCCGTCGGAGCGCAGCACCCGGTGCCAGGGCAGCTTGGGATCTTCGTTCTCGCTGAGCAGGCGCGCGACCAGGCGCGCGCGGCCCGGCAGGCCCGCGCGCCGCGCGACCTCGCCGTAACCGGCGACTTCGCCGCGCGGAATCGCGCGGATCGCGGCGAAGATGCGTTTGGCGGCAGTTTCGCTGTCCATCGCGGTAGCATATGCCCTGTTGCGCGCAGGAGTCGCCCCCATGCAGTTCGATAAGATCCACAAGCACCTGACCCAGGCCGGGTTCCGTCTTTCCGTCCACGACAGCGTGATCTGCGTCGAGCTGTCGCTCGAACAGGGCACCCGCCACCAATCGATCTTCCTGTCGGAACAGGAAGACGACGACGGCCGCGGCTTCCTGCGCGTGAGCACCGCGATCGCCCCGACCACCGGCCTGGACGCGCGCCGCGCGCTGGCCTTCAACTGGGAAAGCCACGTCGGCTATCTGGCGATCGGCAACCTCGACGGCGTGCCGTACCTGCAACTGTGCGAGAACCGTCCGCTCGATACGCTGGATTCGGCCGAGCTGCAGCGGCTGGTGCTGGAGATCGGCGGGGTCGGCGACAGCATGGAGCGGGTGTTGTCGGCGAACGGCGATTTGCTCTGAGTTCGCGCGAAGGCGGGTTTCGGCGTAGTTGAGTTTTCGCGGTCGCGGCTCGCGCCGCTCCTACAGGGCTGCGGGTGCCGCATGGGCTACTCGCGACAACGCGGTAACGACGCCATCCCATCGCAACGAAAAAGGCCCGCATCCGCGGGCCTCTTCGTATCCATCGCCGGACCTCAGATCCAGCCCATGAACCGCATCGCCTCGAACAGTCCATAAGCGATGCCGCCCGCGGCCGGGATCGTCAGGATCCACGCCCAGATCATCTTCTCGACCACGGTCCACTTGATCGAGTTGAAGCGCTTGGCGGTGCCCACGCCCATGATCGCGGCGGAGATGTTGTGGGTGGTCGACACCGGAATGCCGAGCGACGAGGCGGCCATGATGACCGAGGCGGCGCTGGTCTCGGCGGCGAAGCCGTGGATCGGGTGCAGCTTGACCAGCTTGTGGCCGAGGGTCTTGATGATGCGCCAGCCGCCGGCGGCGGTGCCGGCGGCCATCACCACCGCGCAGGTCAGCTTGATCCAGGTGTCGATGTCGTTGTGCGCGATCGCGCCCGGCGAGGGATGCAGGAACGCCAGCCACGCCGGCAGGTTGTCGAGGGTGCCGGCCTGCTGCGCGCTGATCAGGGCCAGGGCGATGATGCCCATGGTCTTCTGCGCATCGTTCATGCCGTGGGCGAAGCCCATGCCGGCGGCGCTGAGCAGCTGCGCCTTGCCGAAGAAGCCGTTGACCCAGCGCGGCCGCGCGATCCGCCGCAGGATGCCGCCGCTGGCGGCCATCGCCGAGATGGCCGCGAACAGCACGCCCATGACCAGGAAACCGGCGGCGAAACCCAGTACCGGCGAGGTGAACATCGGCACGATCACCTTCCACAGCACGCCGGCGCTTTTCCAGATCGGTTCGGCCGGATGCGACCACACCACCGCGTGCCAGTTGTTCGAAGCCGCGGCGATCGCCGCGCCGCACAGGCCGCCGATCAATGCGTGCGAGGACGACGACGGCAGGCCCAGCCACCAGGTGATCAGGTTCCAGATGATGCCGCCGAGCAAAGCGCACAGCAGCAGCTGCGAGCCGACTTCGACCACGCCGGCGTCGATCAGGCCCGAAGCGATGGTCTTGGCCACCGCCGTGCCCCACAAGGCGCCGATCAGATTGGTCGAGGCCGCCAGCATCACCGCCTGCATCGGCGAGAGCACCTTGGTCGCCACCACCGTGGCGATGGAATTGGCGGTGTCGTGGAAGCCGTTGACGTATTCGAAGATCAACGCGGCCAGGATGACCACCAGGACGAGCGTAAGCATCGCGCGCGCCTCAGGAGTTTTTCAGGACGATCTGGTAGGCGACCACGCCGGCCTCGCGGCAGCGGTCGATGGCCTTTTCCAGGATCTCGAAGAACTCCTTGAGCAGGAACATCTGCAGGTTGTCGAGCTGGCCGGAATAGATGTCGCGGTACAGCTCCAGCATCAGCCGGTCGGCTTCGTTCTCCAGCGCGCGCAGCTGGTCGTTGAGCGCCTTCATCGGCTCCAGCTTGAGGTGGCGCAGCTGGTGGACCATCTTCACCACCACCCCGGCGGCCTGCTCCAGCATCGCCGCGCGCGGGGCGAAGTCGATCTGCTCCAGGTGCCGGGTCGCCAGCGAGTAGCGGTCGGCGAACTTCTCGACCTGCTTGGGGATCTTGTACAGCGCCGAGGACAGCGCTTCGATGTCCTCGCGCTCGATCGGAGTGATGAAGCTGTCGACCAGCTCCTGGCTGATCTTGTCGGAGGTCTCGCGCTCGCGCTGGCGGGCCAGCTTGAACGCGTCCAGCGCGGGCTGGCGGTCGGCGGCCTTGAGCATCTCGTGCAGCGCGCGGGTGGCGTCGTGGGCGGCCACGGAGGCCTCCTCCAGCAGGGTGTAGAACTGGTTGCCTTGGCCGAAAATCGTCTGCAGGGAGAACATGCGGGGAGCCTCTGGGCCGGTCGCGGCGGAGCCGCCCGGCGGGTTCGAATGGGGGTCGGCGACCGGCCGGGCCGGCGCCGCGCGCGGCCGCGCCGGGAACGGCGACGGGGCGTGCGGGCGCGATTATGACCGTTTGACGACGGCCCGCCCACCTTGACGGGCCATCCGGGCGCCCCCAGAACGGTATGGACCCGCACCGAGTTGGCGGTTCCGCGCACTCGCCGGCCTTTCACGAAGGGCCGCCGCGCGGGCCTGCTAAGATCGGCCCCGCCCCGACCGCCGCCCCGCGCGCCGGCCGCGGCACCCTTCCCTTCCCCGCACCACACCATGGACGACGACCCAAAACCGCCGCCCGGCCGCGCCCTGCCGGCCTCCCCGATCCGCTCCGCCCCTTTCCGTGAATCGCCCTTGCCAGGGTCCACCGGCCACAGGAGGCGCTGCCGATGCTGGAACTTCTGATCGTCGTAGCCCTGATCGTCCTCAACGCTTTCTTCGCGATGTCGGAGATGGCGCTGATGACCTCGCGCAAGCTGCGGCTCAAGCAAATGGCCGAACACCCCACGCACCCCAGCAAGGGCGCGCGCACCGCGCTGGCGCTGGCCGAGCAGCCGGACAACCTGCTGTCGACGGTGCAGATCGGCATCACCCTGATCGGCATCCTGACCGGCCTGTTCGGCGGCGAGTCGATCGGCCTGATCATCGCCGGCTGGTTCGACTTCCTGCTGCCCGGCGACGCCACGCGCTACGCCCACACCCTGGGCATCGGCACCGCGGTCGTGCTGATCGCCTCGGCGCAGGTGATCTTCGGCGAACTGGTGCCCAAGCGCCTGGCGCTGACCAACCCCGAACGCATCGCCAGTTCGGTCGCGATCGTGCTCAACGGCCTGGCCCGCGCGGCCAAGCCGGCGGTCGCGGTGCTCGGCACGATCAACCGCTTCATCCTGCGCCTGCTCGGGATCAAGGACGACGCGCGCAGCGAGATCAGCGAAGAAGAAATCCGCCTGTTGGTCAGCGAAAGCCACGAGCAGGGCGTGATCGACGCCGACGAACGCAAGATGGTCAACCGCGTGCTGAGCCTCGGCGACCGCACCGCCGACAGCCTGATGACGCCGCGCACCCGCATCGCCTGGCTCGACGCGGCCGCGCCGCTGGAGGAGAACCTGGCGACGATGCGCGAATCGCCGTTCTCGCGCTTCCCGGTCTATCGCGGCAGCGACCAGGACGTGCTCGGCGTGCTCGAGGCCAAGTCGCTGCTGGCCGAACTGGTGCAGGGCCAGGTGCCGGACCTGTTCGGCCAGCTCAAGGAAGCGCTGTTCGTGTCCGAATCCACCCACGCGCTGAAGCTGCTGGAGATCTTCCGCGAGGAACAGCAGTCGCTGGCGCTGGTGGTCGACGAGTACGGCGACGTGACCGGTTTGATCACCGTCAACGACCTGATGGGCGCGGTCATCGGCCGCGTGCAGAACGCCGAATCCGACGACCAGCCGGGCCCGGTGGTGCAGCGCGAGGACGGCAGCTATCTGGTCGACGGCGCGCTGCCGCTGGAAGAACTGCGCGAAACCGTCGGCGGCGGCCGCCTGCCGAACGAGGACGAGCACGACTTCCACACCGCCGCGGGCATGGTCATCGCCCACTTCGGCCGGATCCCGCACGTCGGCGAGCATTTCGCCTGGCCGGGCTGGCGGATCGAGGTGATCGACCTGGACGGCCCGCGCATCGACAAGCTGCTGTTGCAGCCGCAGCAGGCCAAGCCCGCTGAGTCCGGCGAAGATGACGCCACCAGCGGCTGACCGCGGCGACGCTCCGCGCGGGGACGACCCGCGCGGCGGCGGCGACGGCTCGCGTCGCCGCCACGGCGCGCACGAAGCCGGCACCCGCGCCCTGCTCGACGCGATCGTCGCCGGCGACCCGGGCGAGCAGGTGCGTTTCGGCGACGTGTTCAACGGCCTGGGCAACCGCTCCTTCGGCATGTTGCTGTTCGTCTCGACCCTGCCCGCCTTCATCCCGATTCCGGGCGTCGGCGGCGCGGTCAGCGGGCCGCTGGTGATCCTGGTCGGCCTGCAATTGCTGATCGGCCTGCGCCGGCCGTGGCTGCCGGGCTTCATCGCCCGGCGCGGCCCGCACCGCAGCGCGCTCGGCAAATTCCGCAACCTGCTGGCGCCGTGGCTGACCCGGCTGGAACGCTTCGTCAGCCCGCGCCTGACTGCGCTGCTCGATCACCGCGCCGCCAGCGCCTTCACCGGCCTGTTGGTGGTGCTGGTCGGCGTGCTGCTGTCGCTGCCGATTCCGTTCACCAATTTCCTGTTCGGCGCGCTGCTGCTGTTGTTCGCGTTCGCCCTGCTCGAACGCGACGGCAAGCTGATGCTGATCGCCTGGGCGGCCGGCGCGGCCGCGGTGGTGGTGTTCGGGATCCTGTCCGGCAGCCTGGTGCAGGCGGCGGCGGAGTGGATCGCGTTGGCGCGCGACAAGCTGGGTTGAGGGCGTCGCGCAGGACGCTTGCGCAATAGTTGGATTTGCGCGGTCGCGGCTCGCGCCGCTCCTACAGGGGCTTCGTGTAGGAGCGGCGCGAGCCGCGACCGCGAACCGACACCGACGCCGCAACCCGCCTACTGCGGCAACTGCGCCAAAAACTCCGCCGCCGGTACCGGGTGCCCGAGCCAGTAACCCTGCGCCAGATCGCAGCCGCGTTCGCGCAGCACCGCGTACTGGCCTTCCTTCTCCACGCCTTCGGCGACCACGGTCACGCCGAGCGAGTGGGCCATCGCGATGATCGCCGTGGTCAGCGCCAGATCGTCGGGATCGCGCAGCACGTCGGCGACGAAGCTGCGGTCGATCTTGACCCCGTCGACCGGCACCCGGCGCAGATGGCTGAGGCCGGAAAAGCCGGTGCCGAAATCGTCCAGCCAGACCTTGACCCCGCTGCTGCGCAGCCGCGACAGCAAGGCGCTGGCGTGGACTTCGTCGCCGATCACCGCGGTCTCGGTCAGCTCCAGGTGCAGCAGCCACGGCGGCAGCCGGGTTTCCTGCAGACACGCGGCGACCACGTTGGGCAGGTCGCCGTTGCGCAGCTGCCGCGGCGAGACGTTGACCGAAACGAACAGCGGCTCGGCGCCGGGACGCGCCTCGCGCCAGGTCACCGCGTCCTCGCAGGCCGCGCGCAGCACCTGCGGGCCTAGGGTTTCGATCTGCCCGCTCTGCTCGGCCACGTCGATGAACACCGACGGCGCGATCAGGCCCTGCTCGGGATGCTTCCAGCGCAGCAAGGCCTCGGCGCCGACCATCGCGCCGTCGCCGAGGCGGAACACCGGCTGGTAGACCAGGCTCAGCTCGCCGCGGTCCCAGGCGCCGCGCAGCGCGTGTTCCAGGTGCACGCGCCGCTCCACCGCCTGGTCCATCGCCCGGCTGTAGAAGCGGTAGCAGTTCTTGCCGGCGACCTTGGCCTGGTACATCGCGATGTCGCCGTTCTTCATCAGCGCGGTCGCGCCGCTGGCGTCTTCCGGATACAGGGTCACGCCGATCGAGGTGCCGAGGAACACCTGCCGCTCGTGCACCGCGATCGGCTGGCCGAGCTCGGTCACCAGCACTTCGGCCAGATGGGTCGCGAGCTGACGCGCTTCGCCGGCGCGGTGATGCCGGCCTTCGACCAGGATCACGAACTCGTCGCCGCCGAAGCGCGCCAGCAGCGCGCGTTCG
Proteins encoded:
- a CDS encoding exopolysaccharide biosynthesis protein translates to MTPPAADRGDAPRGDDPRGGGDGSRRRHGAHEAGTRALLDAIVAGDPGEQVRFGDVFNGLGNRSFGMLLFVSTLPAFIPIPGVGGAVSGPLVILVGLQLLIGLRRPWLPGFIARRGPHRSALGKFRNLLAPWLTRLERFVSPRLTALLDHRAASAFTGLLVVLVGVLLSLPIPFTNFLFGALLLLFAFALLERDGKLMLIAWAAGAAAVVVFGILSGSLVQAAAEWIALARDKLG
- a CDS encoding rhomboid family intramembrane serine protease; amino-acid sequence: MFSSIPSVTRKLLIANVAVFLLQSIAGASEAARAWPLWFELWPWVPPQFEVDGPGFMPWQLVTSGFMHGGLGHLVFNMLALVMFGSTVEHAWGARRYAIYYFVCLLGSALLQLAAATYAIYQGQLVLTLGASGAIYGLLLAYGVLFPNSKVTLLPFPIVLKARTLVIVYVAASLFYGVFTTGTGVAHFAHLGGMLIGWLLILWWRKHPPRSGGSGPRRDPRAEALRDRRKASKLRVVK
- a CDS encoding hemolysin family protein, encoding MLELLIVVALIVLNAFFAMSEMALMTSRKLRLKQMAEHPTHPSKGARTALALAEQPDNLLSTVQIGITLIGILTGLFGGESIGLIIAGWFDFLLPGDATRYAHTLGIGTAVVLIASAQVIFGELVPKRLALTNPERIASSVAIVLNGLARAAKPAVAVLGTINRFILRLLGIKDDARSEISEEEIRLLVSESHEQGVIDADERKMVNRVLSLGDRTADSLMTPRTRIAWLDAAAPLEENLATMRESPFSRFPVYRGSDQDVLGVLEAKSLLAELVQGQVPDLFGQLKEALFVSESTHALKLLEIFREEQQSLALVVDEYGDVTGLITVNDLMGAVIGRVQNAESDDQPGPVVQREDGSYLVDGALPLEELRETVGGGRLPNEDEHDFHTAAGMVIAHFGRIPHVGEHFAWPGWRIEVIDLDGPRIDKLLLQPQQAKPAESGEDDATSG
- a CDS encoding MGMT family protein produces the protein MGATPARNRAYATAMDSETAAKRIFAAIRAIPRGEVAGYGEVARRAGLPGRARLVARLLSENEDPKLPWHRVLRSDGRIAFPEGSKGWREQSQRLRAEGVKVEKGRVRGQRAAATMDEQIWGPAE
- a CDS encoding putative bifunctional diguanylate cyclase/phosphodiesterase is translated as MKSPRGLQAKFLSIMGLALAVVAVLIGLLLQRQERIQSAVVEVSRDAMRDSFVASLRRHGEGEVAQLAGSLTNPLYYFDLDAIGELSRAAMTNPGVRYVVVYDNDGNIVHDGSEEIPSYGKRMDDPLAAKIMAAPALLGQWSDSTFDVSAPIKIGQQRLGGVRVGYDLKAMRAYQDSALEELRRRLEALGRLQLLWVGLLSLGLLALGAAMLWLIQRWLVKPIRELAEAAHTIEDGRFGQFDDSDAARHNDEVGDLMRAFSRMSQSLARHDRDIRRMAYTDSLTGLANRLAFREALDARLQQFDGGRGQLALLFADIDDFKRVNDTLGHDAGDEVLLQCAQRIAATVERVGGERALLARFGGDEFVILVEGRHHRAGEARQLATHLAEVLVTELGQPIAVHERQVFLGTSIGVTLYPEDASGATALMKNGDIAMYQAKVAGKNCYRFYSRAMDQAVERRVHLEHALRGAWDRGELSLVYQPVFRLGDGAMVGAEALLRWKHPEQGLIAPSVFIDVAEQSGQIETLGPQVLRAACEDAVTWREARPGAEPLFVSVNVSPRQLRNGDLPNVVAACLQETRLPPWLLHLELTETAVIGDEVHASALLSRLRSSGVKVWLDDFGTGFSGLSHLRRVPVDGVKIDRSFVADVLRDPDDLALTTAIIAMAHSLGVTVVAEGVEKEGQYAVLRERGCDLAQGYWLGHPVPAAEFLAQLPQ
- a CDS encoding AAA family ATPase — its product is MTSSSSAVSSAPSAAQQAAARVRDAAHAATTGLVEREQLAELIVLAAVAQEHLLILGPPGTAKSAVVRRVAAALGGRYFEYLLGRFTEPSELFGPVDLRRLREGVVETDVSGMLPEAEVAFLDEVFLGSTAILNTLLGVLNERRFRRGHTQVACPLRVCVGASNALPDDESLAAFADRFLLHLFVEPVPDHQLEALLAGGWQAQAAPLAHRADLSDIDELSRRVPAVAMERARGLLAEAIRKLRGAGLSLSDRRIVKVQRLIAAAAVLAGRDAADEADLWPLFYVMPTREAQLAAQDVLRDSLAAAANPTLRAAVEHAALQPVSRVARLLEAARACLAGAADAPGAGVIAEALLREIDANFDRDALPAELAAERARLAERVTAAA
- a CDS encoding inorganic phosphate transporter; protein product: MLTLVLVVILAALIFEYVNGFHDTANSIATVVATKVLSPMQAVMLAASTNLIGALWGTAVAKTIASGLIDAGVVEVGSQLLLCALLGGIIWNLITWWLGLPSSSSHALIGGLCGAAIAAASNNWHAVVWSHPAEPIWKSAGVLWKVIVPMFTSPVLGFAAGFLVMGVLFAAISAMAASGGILRRIARPRWVNGFFGKAQLLSAAGMGFAHGMNDAQKTMGIIALALISAQQAGTLDNLPAWLAFLHPSPGAIAHNDIDTWIKLTCAVVMAAGTAAGGWRIIKTLGHKLVKLHPIHGFAAETSAASVIMAASSLGIPVSTTHNISAAIMGVGTAKRFNSIKWTVVEKMIWAWILTIPAAGGIAYGLFEAMRFMGWI
- a CDS encoding DUF47 domain-containing protein, which codes for MFSLQTIFGQGNQFYTLLEEASVAAHDATRALHEMLKAADRQPALDAFKLARQRERETSDKISQELVDSFITPIEREDIEALSSALYKIPKQVEKFADRYSLATRHLEQIDFAPRAAMLEQAAGVVVKMVHQLRHLKLEPMKALNDQLRALENEADRLMLELYRDIYSGQLDNLQMFLLKEFFEILEKAIDRCREAGVVAYQIVLKNS